In the Candidatus Methylomirabilota bacterium genome, CTTGAGGATCGCCTGCTGTAGATCATTGGGCAACTTGCGGAAGGTCTTCCCGGAGAAGCACAGCGGCCGGATCGTGATCGCGTGCTGGGTCTGCGAGACCTCCGGCGCCACCTCGTGCCACTTCATCTGCGACCAGCCGGGGCTCTCGTTCTCGCCGGCCTGGATCACGCCGGTCTGGATGGCGTTGTAGACCTCGTCGTAGGCGATGACGGTCGGCGCCGCCGTGATGGCCTGGAAGATGCGCGTCTGGATCGGGGCCCCCATCACGCGGATCGACAGCTGCTTGAGCTCCTCCATGTTGCGCACGGGCCTTTTGGCCACGATGTTCCTGACGCCGCCGCCTCCGTAGCCGATGAGGATGACGTCGGCCTTGGCCGACACGTCGTCGGCGATGGGCCGGAGCGCGTCGCCGGTCGTCATCACCTTGCGCCAGTGGTCGAGGTCGCGGAACAGGAACGGCATGTCCATGAGCGTCGCCTGCTTGGAGAAGGTCGCCATGTGCGAGGGGGCCACGATCGCGTAGTCCACCGAGAGCCCCTGGCTCATGTAGCCGAAGTAGTCCTTCTCCAGGCCCAGCTCGCGATTGCGGTGGAGCTTGAACTCCACCGGCTTGCCGTAATACTTCTGCACGAGCTCGGCGAACTTCAGCATGGTCTGGTTGAACGAGTGGCTGTCGTCGAACTGGCTGGCCCCACGGAGCGTGATGGTCTGGGCCGCGGCCGGCCCCACGCCGGCCAGGGCCAC is a window encoding:
- a CDS encoding TRAP transporter substrate-binding protein is translated as VALAGVGPAAAQTITLRGASQFDDSHSFNQTMLKFAELVQKYYGKPVEFKLHRNRELGLEKDYFGYMSQGLSVDYAIVAPSHMATFSKQATLMDMPFLFRDLDHWRKVMTTGDALRPIADDVSAKADVILIGYGGGGVRNIVAKRPVRNMEELKQLSIRVMGAPIQTRIFQAITAAPTVIAYDEVYNAIQTGVIQAGENESPGWSQMKWHEVAPEVSQTQHAITIRPLCFSGKTFRKLPNDLQQAILKAGREAGAYGRDWERREDEKILEKLRADGKVRVHPFAQRAKLLELVAPVKIAFAKEVEADKVLQAIDAVK